Within Vicia villosa cultivar HV-30 ecotype Madison, WI linkage group LG1, Vvil1.0, whole genome shotgun sequence, the genomic segment tataaagtgttcattcttccCTTTTCTAACCAATGTGAGAATCAAATGTGAGTCTATACAATGTTCTCCACATGTGAAAGCTCTCATTTCCACATACACTTGAACCAAGTTGAcactcttcaactcttcaaagaAACACCTTCTACCCACCACCTGCAGGAAGTGTTATAAAGTGTTCGTTCTTCCCTTTTTTAATCGATGTGGGAATCAAGTGTGAGTCTATACAATGCTCCCCCACATGTGAAAGCTctctcttccacatacacttgaacCAAGTTGGCACTCTTTAACTCTTTAAAGAAACACCTTCTACCTCCCACCCGCGGGGAAGTGTTTCGATACAAGTGAGCCGATCCCTATCTCGAAACTAAAGTCTCTGATACCAGAGTTGGAGGCATCTCGGGGGTACCACTGTTGACGCTCTTCAACGGATGATACCATTGTTGGAGGCAACTCAGGGGGTCACAGATGATATCACTATGGGAGGCGACTCGGAGGGTCAACGATGGAGCATATTAGACTTGAGAGACACCTTTATGAGAGACACATCACATATCCACCTAAAACCTGAAGGTGACAGGTGTGCGAGTTCTCTCATTTATAAAATGTTCATTCTTTCTTTTTCTAACTAATATGAGACTTCTTCCGCACACTTAATTTTCAACAGGTTTAAATCTAGATATGTATGAACTAACTAGCGTGATGTATTTACGCACTATATTTTCAAATGTACCTACACTCTACAAAATACTATGATTGTATTTGTCAATTGACAAAATTTAGAGATTTTTGATAAAGAAAAATGAATTTGATTGATAATACAAGATATGTATGCATATATCAATGCCGTACAATTAAGTTCCAAGCcactgcaaaattctcaaactgataGGATTGTGAAAAATGCTCATATCTTTGTCGACTaaattatctattttttttaaagaaattagaTATATTTTAAGTAGGCAAAATCTATATCAAAAGTTATATACTTTACTTTACACcagagtaaaaaaaaattaaagctgTAAAGTAAAAAGGAGACACATCTCTTGTCTTTATCTGAAAAGGACCAAGCCTGAACCGATGCCATGATACATTATTAAATTGCATGCAAATTTTCTAAGGGGGCTAGGTGAGTTATAAAAGCCAAATACGTTAGATTTTAGTAAAAAtgtatttacaaataaataaataaaaagtaaattttgtACAAAAAGTAATACTAACAAAATTTTCACGTAAAATTATCGTCCTATAATTAAGGCTGCTATGGGCCCTGTGCTGTACAAGTCCTTTTGAAAAGTCTTACAACGACAAAAAACGAATATAGCACAGAGTTAGGACTCTATACATCATTTTTCAAGATTAGTAAGAAATTTCAAGACCATAAATTAAAAACTCAATAATGATGATAACTAATTATGTTAAAATTTCATCTTTTATACAGTAAATTCATAATTAAAATCACAATTATTACAAGCTATTTATTTGTTGGCCTCCATATTTATATGATCTCTTTGAGAGGGCGCAAAATACATTTaacatacaattttttaaaaattatatattttttaaaaaaaattcttcattGAGGGTAATTTTTTTTGTTGGAACACCGTTAAATATAAGCACTTTTTCCAGCAGATATTTGAACTTTTCCACTAATCTAACACTCATTAGTtattaataaaagaaattatCTCACCCTTATTAAAGTACTACTAACAACTTTAGAGCCAAAATATAcctaataagaaaaagaaaaagtaaacAGAACACAAGAAACGGCAACACCTTATTGGAAACCAAGTTTTGGCAAGTTGAAAACAAAGTTACCAAGATGAATTGTCCCACTAGTTAGATGAATGAGGTAACCAAAATATCTATATAAAGAGCATCACTTCTCTAACCCAAAACACATCAAAAACCCACTAAGCAAGTGGGGTTTAAGCCAAAGAACCAAAAAAATGAGGTCTTCAATGGCCTCTGCCACCTTGACCCTTCTTTTAGCCATACTGTCGGTATCCTTACCTTCCCAAATTTCAGCTAACAGCTACTTGTATTCTTCCCCTCCACCACCAACCACCGTGTACCCTCCGGTTTCACCACCTcaccattatccttcaccatcACCATCGCCACCGGTGTACTCTCCTCCAAAACATCCTTACCATTATAAATCTCCACCACCACCGGTTTACTCTCCTCCTAAGCATCCTTACCATTACAAATCTCCACCGCCACCACATAAGAAGCCGTACAAGTATCCTTCTCCTCCACCACCGGTTCATGTTTACCCTAAGCCAGTCTACCACTCTCCACCACCACCAAAGACACATTACAAATATTCATCTCCTCCTCCACCAGTGCACCATGTCTACCCTAAACCTATCTACCACTCTCCACCACCTCCATATTATCCACACCCCCACCCCCATCCTCACCCCCACCCTCATCCTTATCCACACCCCCACCCAGTCTACCATTCACCACCACCCCCAAAGAAGCAATACAAATACTCATCTCCTCCTCCTCCATATCACCCTCATCCCCACCCCCATCCTCAGCCCCACCCCCACCCCCACCCTCATCCTTACCCACACCCCCACCCAGTTTACCACTCACCCCCTCCACCACATAAAAAGCCATACAAATACTCATCTCCACCACCTCCAACTCACCATGTTTACCCTAAACCAATCTACCACTCACCACCACCACCCAAGAAACCATACAAATACTCATCTCCACCACCACCAGTCCCCACTCCCTACGTTCCACATCCAGTGTACTCCCCACCCAAGAAACCATACAAATACTCATCTCCACCACCACCAGTCCCCACTCCCTACGTTCCTCATCCAGTTTACTCACCACCAAAGAAACCATACAAATATTCATCACCTCCGCCACCAGTCCCTACTCCCTACGTTCCACACCCAGTGTACTCCCCACCAAAGAAACCATATAAATACTCTTCTCCACCACCACCAGCCCCCACTCCATACGTTCCACACCCGGTTTACTCACCACCAAAGAAGCCATACAAATACTCATCCCCACCACCACCAGTTCCCTCACCCTACGTTCCTCACCCAGTCTACTCACCACCGAAAAAGCCATACAAGTATTCATCTCCACCACCCCCAGTTCCCTCACCCTACATTCCTCACCCAGTTTACTCACCACCAAAAAAACCATACAAGTACGCTTCTCCTCCACCACCAGTTCCCTCTCCATACGTTCCTCACCCAGTTTACTCTCCACCTAAGAAGCCATACAAGTACGCTTCTCCTCCACCTCCACCAGTTCACACTTATCCTCCATACATTCCTCACCCAGTTCACCATTCTCCTCCACCAACTCCAACCAAGAAGCCTTACCTCTATGTTTCTCCTCCCCCTCCTTACCACTCTTAGATAGTGGTCCGCCATAGCTCTCTATGTAAGCTTCATTTAATCTCTTCACATTATCcatattatttacttaattaatgATCTTAATATAGGTTAATTAGGTGAGTTGTTCTAAATATAGAGTATCTATGTTCAAACATACCGATATATGATTGTGTCCAAAATTGACTATTATAGTAATAAGAGCAAAACTGTGTCCACATCAATATttgatgaataataataataaatatttttctcgTTTAGATTTTGGTGAGGGACCATATATTTAATGATATTGACGGGcagatattaatatatttatttttttaaaatatttttgtaggaTATATGAAtgaagaatatttgaaaataaagaaagcGAAGGAAGGAAGGCGTAATAacagaagaaaaagagaaaaaaggaagCAAAGTTTCCGCGTTTTGTCTTCATCAGATAAAAAAaagtgttatttattttctgtttctATGATAGGATTGCTACTGGTTTATTTTGTAATGTGCTTTTGTTTAGTTTATTTTCATGAAAATCGCTTTTATTATTTGACAGTTGTAAAGCAGCACTGTTCTGCTATAGTACATGCAAATGTAATGATGTGTAGTCTTCAGCCTGCTCTTTTGCAGGGGTTGTAAGacattatatatattaatatttaatatcaattactatatgttatttaaattatttgttatttatatttatattacggttgtattttgcataagatttttCGAGGACTGTACTTTGCGGTGAGAACATGTATATGAAGAACAGTTCCAACGTCGGGTGTGACCGAACATATACAGTATATGAAGAATACACGTTGATTTCCGAGAACATTGCTGAGCGACTGTTTCTCGAAAACGTGTCCATAGACAAGAGAGAATCTGTTTATTAGTTGTAGATTCTTTAATCTCTTCACATAGTGTTGTTCGAGGCTAACtaatagtaaaaaaattaatGGATTAAATAGTTTTTTTGTAATTGATTATTTCTCTTTATTTACAAATAGTGAGTGGATCCCATCTTTGGAGGTGGTCTTGTTTGTTGGCATCTAACTTGTGTATGGCTTGTTTTTGTTGATCCAGTTCATTTGTGCATCAAGATTGTGGTTTTGCAATCTCTCCTCTTTTTAGTTAGTGATGCTATTGCATTTCACAATGTCCGATTCTATAGCATGTCGACTATGTTTAAGACTTTGCGAACATGTTATACTCGAGTAAATTTGAGAAATATTCGAACTTTTCTCATGTTCTATTGTGTTCATATGAGTCTAGAAATATTCGAGCTTTACTCCTGTTATATTGTGCTCATATGATTTTGACTTGGCTGGGAAATTTTCGCCACTTtgttaattgtttgttttgtCGATTTCAATTCACATGtacttttttttataagcaattgaATTTTAATAAACATTAACGGAGTACAAGGGGTACTCGCTCGAATACAACAGTATTATCCTAACAATGATTCAAGAGGGTTTTGACACCAGAAATAAAAGTTAGTTGGGCCCCTATTTTTCGTACCTAAAATCTGCCAATGCCACGAAGATAGCCGAATCTGCTCAAACACCTCCACAGCCACTGCGTCCTCGTTTTTAAAAATTGTTGCATTACGCCTACACCAAATCGCCCAAATAGTTGTCAGCCACAACAATAGCTTCTTCTTCGCCGTGACTCTCGTTTCGACAGATGCAGAAAAAAGCCTCAGATGATCAATAAGCGAGGCAGCTTGAAAGGTGTCAATGCCAGCCCAAGAACACACATGCTGCCATACGGTTTTTGCAAAAGAGCACAGCACAAAAAGATGTAGTACCGATTCGCCGTCACCGTTACACAGAGCACACAAGTTTGACATATTATTAGACAAGATTCCTCTTTTATCCAATTGATCCCTTGTAGCAATTCTGTTCTGAATACATTTCCAACCAAACACTTGTACTTTCGAAGGAACCTGCGTTTTCCAGATCTGGTTGACCGCTTCCAGAGCCGCCGTATTTAAACTCGCTTGACTAAGTACTCGTTTGAGCATCTCATAACCACCACGAACCGTATACGAAACCTCCCCTTGAGGGAACCAAATGAAATCATCCTCCCTTTCAGAATTTGGAGCAATGAAACACAGTAAGTTGTTTAACTCTTCAAGTTGCTCCTCGGCCCCTAACTCAAAAGTATCCACGGCAACCCCTATATTCCTCACCCACCTTGAATTCACAACACTCCCCATCTCGTATACCGTAGCATCTCGATTCGTCGCTACCTCGAACATATTTGAGAAAAGGCTGCAAAAAGGGGTTCCCCCAATCCATCTTGTTTTCCAGAACAGTGCTTTCCTCCCGTTTCCTAACCTGCAAGAAACAGAATCCAGAAACCAATGTGAATCGGTAGCCGCAACTGAACCCACAGTCATTACATCCCTCCACCATAGTGAAGAGTTTCTACTATTTGTTAGATCCAATCCCCCGAAGACGCACTTCTCCAAAGCCCCATATCTATGAACTAGTAACCTCCGCCATATAACATCCTCCTCCACGAGAAACCTCCACTTCCATTTGCATAGCAATGATTCGTTAGCTGATAGCAAACGCCTTATCCCTAACCCTCCCTCCATCTTGCTCTCACATGTACTTTATTTTTAAGTGTAACCACCAAATATCTCTCATGAATTGCATTACCAACTAACATTGAACTATAAGATGATGCAACTTAACCAAAAGCTATTGACACGTGAGATAAGATGACTCAAGAGATTTAAAAAGTAATTAAAGAGACATTATCAAGAGGTTTCAAATCTAGAAATAAATGATCAAATGAAGCGTGTTAAAGATGAAGAAGGCAAATTCTTAATTCTAAAAAAAGATATAAAGGATTTGTGGAAAACATATTTCTACAACCTATTTAATGAAGGATATGATATCTCATCGGACTCTAGCAGACTCGACATTAGAGAAGAGGatcaaaactaaaattattaccattgaatttaaaaacaaaaggtaaaggaAGCGTTGAAAAGAATGAGTAACAGTAAGGCGGTGTGGAAAATTCTTGAAAGTAGAGGTATTGAGTGACTCACCAAACTCTTTAATAGAATTATGAAGTCAAAGCGCATGTCGGATGAATGGAGAAGAAACACTTTAGTTCCAATCTATAAAAACAAGGAGATATACAAAATTATACAAATTAAATGGGGATTAAACTGACGAGTCGCACCCTGAAGTAATGAGAAAGAGTGACTAAACGAAAATTAAAAAAGAGACTCAAGTCACCAAGAATcaatttggttttatgtttgaaaGGTTGACCATGTAAGCGATTTATCTATTACTACGCGTGATGAAGCAGTATCGAATGAACCAACATGACATGCACTTAATTTTTATTGACTTGGAAAAGGCATATGATAGAGTGCCTAGAGAGATTTTGTGGAAAGCCCTAGAGAAGACATATATTCAAGGTGTCCAAGATATGTATGAAGGGGTGTCGACTTGTACGCGGACACAAGATGGAGAGAAAGACAATTTTCCCATTAAAATTGTTTTGCATCAAGGTTCAACCTTAAGCCCCTATCGTTTTACCTTGATTTTTGACATACTCACAGAACACATCCAAGAGCTAGCTCCGAGATACATATTTTTTTGTAGATGATATAAACCTTCTTGGATAATCGAAGGAGGATTTAGATGAGAGGTTG encodes:
- the LOC131643620 gene encoding extensin-2-like; the encoded protein is MRSSMASATLTLLLAILSVSLPSQISANSYLYSSPPPPTTVYPPVSPPHHYPSPSPSPPVYSPPKHPYHYKSPPPPVYSPPKHPYHYKSPPPPHKKPYKYPSPPPPVHVYPKPVYHSPPPPKTHYKYSSPPPPVHHVYPKPIYHSPPPPYYPHPHPHPHPHPHPYPHPHPVYHSPPPPKKQYKYSSPPPPYHPHPHPHPQPHPHPHPHPYPHPHPVYHSPPPPHKKPYKYSSPPPPTHHVYPKPIYHSPPPPKKPYKYSSPPPPVPTPYVPHPVYSPPKKPYKYSSPPPPVPTPYVPHPVYSPPKKPYKYSSPPPPVPTPYVPHPVYSPPKKPYKYSSPPPPAPTPYVPHPVYSPPKKPYKYSSPPPPVPSPYVPHPVYSPPKKPYKYSSPPPPVPSPYIPHPVYSPPKKPYKYASPPPPVPSPYVPHPVYSPPKKPYKYASPPPPPVHTYPPYIPHPVHHSPPPTPTKKPYLYVSPPPPYHS